The following proteins come from a genomic window of Anas platyrhynchos isolate ZD024472 breed Pekin duck chromosome 20, IASCAAS_PekinDuck_T2T, whole genome shotgun sequence:
- the MRPS17 gene encoding small ribosomal subunit protein uS17m isoform X1, whose translation MGSQLREKQALDDRNQTMSVPRGAVHAKWIIGKVIGTKMQKTAKVRVTRLVLDPYLLKFFNKRKTYFAHDPLQQCVVGDIVLLKALPERRSKHVKHELAEIVFKVGNVIDPITGKPCAGTRFLENLSDSENLTEADTNYLSEKLQELKVCSSDK comes from the exons ATGGGTAGCCAGCTGAGAGAGAAACAG GCACTGGATGACCGTAACCAAACGATGTCTGTACCACGTGGAGCTGTCCATGCAAAATGGATAATAGGAAAAGTCATAGGAACCAAAATGCAGAAGACTGCTAAAGTGAGAGTGACAAGGCTTGTGCTAGATCCTTACTTACTAAAG tTCTTTAACAAGCGGAAAACCTATTTTGCCCATGACCCGTTGCAGCAGTGTGTTGTTGGAGACATTGTTCTTCTAAAAGCTTTGCCTGAGCGGAGGAGCAAACATGTGAAACACGAACTGgctgaaattgttttcaagGTTGGAAATGTCATAGATCCAATAACAGGAAAGCCCTGTGCAGGAACCAGATTCCTTGAAAACCTGTCAGATTCAGAAAATCTGACAGAGGCAGACACAAACTATTTAAGTGAAAAACTCCAGGAACTTAAAGTTTGTTCATCAGACAAATAG
- the MRPS17 gene encoding small ribosomal subunit protein uS17m isoform X2, with the protein MSVPRGAVHAKWIIGKVIGTKMQKTAKVRVTRLVLDPYLLKFFNKRKTYFAHDPLQQCVVGDIVLLKALPERRSKHVKHELAEIVFKVGNVIDPITGKPCAGTRFLENLSDSENLTEADTNYLSEKLQELKVCSSDK; encoded by the exons ATGTCTGTACCACGTGGAGCTGTCCATGCAAAATGGATAATAGGAAAAGTCATAGGAACCAAAATGCAGAAGACTGCTAAAGTGAGAGTGACAAGGCTTGTGCTAGATCCTTACTTACTAAAG tTCTTTAACAAGCGGAAAACCTATTTTGCCCATGACCCGTTGCAGCAGTGTGTTGTTGGAGACATTGTTCTTCTAAAAGCTTTGCCTGAGCGGAGGAGCAAACATGTGAAACACGAACTGgctgaaattgttttcaagGTTGGAAATGTCATAGATCCAATAACAGGAAAGCCCTGTGCAGGAACCAGATTCCTTGAAAACCTGTCAGATTCAGAAAATCTGACAGAGGCAGACACAAACTATTTAAGTGAAAAACTCCAGGAACTTAAAGTTTGTTCATCAGACAAATAG